A region from the Schistocerca serialis cubense isolate TAMUIC-IGC-003099 chromosome 1, iqSchSeri2.2, whole genome shotgun sequence genome encodes:
- the LOC126468060 gene encoding probable maltase has translation MATEMESASDMNDAGTQLLEEEKRPTVLPLETAKKAKPAGAEQEDGATEKLVSNEKINSNKDASEVKFLSADSQNGDAKIDIENLKLAFTGMTKEELMKFANDPFWIRLRWLLFVLFWLLWVAMLAGAIAIIVMAPKCAPPAPLKWWEEGPLYEIYVRSYKDGGVDQDGIGDLKGVTSEVKYVDELDSTGIILSSILKSDNQDPDAVESFTEVDPIYGSLEDFKELLSAVKNRSLHLVLNFIPNHTSKKHPWFIASENGSDIYSDYYVWAPSKGQNDDGEIPPNNWVSVNGGSAWEWSSKRGMFYLHQFDKDEPDLNMRNPKVVAEIKKVLQFWLELGVSGFQLEKVEFLLEDEELKNETPLPVPSDATHLDWDFYTHLHTTNLPGIVDILTQWKEVITSYGDDRILMVKGNASKNALHQYAKNNGTDLVDLVQPTETFTLLKEGFTADDLNDIVKKVLDSSNTGNTGRPVWQLSGGHSERIATRVSREAVDGLTMLVMLLPGTPITLYGDELAIEGASNVSMPWNNSSQTGSSQAPSAGDTGSISFDTIASSQLTDRSHLNLYKDLVKQRESPSIMYGSCDTSVINGTVFVMTRIKSGNPGILVAFNPSSNNVTVNLNSIDNISEELTVQLQSSNFVHDTVRLKSKIDTDEVPLPAKAALVLSFVPKLTS, from the exons ATGGCAACTGAAATGGAATCTGCTTCTGATATGAATGATGCTGGCACACAGCTTTTGGAAGAAGAAAAACGTCCTACAGTTTTGCCGTTAGAAACAGCAAAAAAAGCGAAACCAGCTGGCGCTGAGCAAGAAGATGGAGCGACGGAAAAGCTAGTCTCGAATGAAAAAATTAACTCCAATAAAGATGCTTCCGAAGTAAAGTTCTTGTCGGCAGATTCACAGAATGGAGACGCGAAGATTGACATTGAAAATCTAAAGCTAGCTTTCACTGGGATGACGAAGGAAGAATTAATGAAATTTGCAAATGACCCTTTTTGGATCCGTTTGAGATGGCTGCTTTTCGTCCTGTTTTGGCTTTTATGGGTAGCTATGCTAGCAGGTGCGATTGCGATTATTGTGATGGCCCCGAAGTGTGCACCACCGGCTCCACTGAAATGGTGGGAAGAAGGTCCGCTGTATGAAATTTACGTCAGGTCATACAAAGACGGTGGCGTGGACCAGGATGGTATAGGGGACCTCAAAG GTGTGACTTCAGAAGTAAAGTACGTTGACGAACTGGATAGCACAGGCATAATTTTATCATCTATTTTAAAGTCAGATAATCAGGATCCCGATGCTGTTGAAAGTTTCACAGAAGTAGATCCAATATATGGGTCACTGGAAGATTTTAAAGAACTCCTATCAGCGGTTAAGAACAGGA GTTTGCACTTGGTACTAAATTTTATACCAAATCACACCAGCAAGAAACATCCTTGGTTTATTGCATCAGAAAATGGTAGTGACATCTACAGTGATTATTACGTGTGGGCTCCAAGCAAAGGACAGAATGATGATGGAGAAATACCACCTAATAATTGG GTCAGTGTTAATGGTGGATCAGCATGGGAGTGGAGCAGCAAACGAGGGATGTTTTACTTGCATCAGTTTGATAAAGATGAGCCGGATCTAAACATGAGGAATCCGAAAGTTGTTGCTGAAATAAAG AAAGTGCTGCAGTTCTGGTTGGAACTTGGTGTTAGTGGATTCCAGTTAGAAAAGGTGGAGTTCTTGCTAGAAGATGAAGAGCTGAAAAATGAAACTCCATTACCTGTTCCAAGTGATGCCACCCATTTAGATTGGGActtctacacacatctccatacAACTAATCTTCCTGGGATAGTAGATATACTCActcaatggaaggaagtcattacAAGTTATGGTGATGACAG GATTCTTATGGTCAAAGGAAATGCGTCAAAGAATGCACTGCATCAATACGCTAAAAATAATGGCACAGATTTAGTGGATTTGGTACAGCCGACAGAAACTTTcactcttctgaaggaaggattTACTGCTGATGATTTGAATGACATTGTGAAGAAAGTTTTGGATAGCAGTAACACCGGAAATACCGGACGTCCTGTCTGGCAG TTATCGGGTGGACACAGCGAACGTATTGCTACACGTGTTTCGAGAGAAGCTGTGGATGGCCTTACCATGCTTGTTATGCTATTGCCGGGAACACCAATTACCCTGTATGGAGATGAATTAGCAATTGAAGGAGCAAGTAACGTATCAATGCCCTGGAACAACTCGTCACAAACCg GGTCTTCACAGGCACCTTCTGCAGGTGATACTGGTAGCATTAGTTTTGATACCATTGCATCATCTCAGCTGACTGATAGAAGTCACTTGAACCTGTATAAAGACTTAGTGAAGCAGCGTGAGTCACCATCTATAATGTATGGCTCCTGTGACACGTCAGTCATAAATGGCACAGTGTTTGTCATGACAAG AATTAAAAGTGGCAACCCGGGAATCTTGGTTGCCTTCAACCCCAGCAGTAACAATGTTACTGTCAATTTGAACAGTATTGATAACATATCAGAAGAATTGACTGTGCAGTTACAAAGCTCTAATTTTGTGCATGATACCGTCAGACTGAA